A single region of the Palaemon carinicauda isolate YSFRI2023 chromosome 17, ASM3689809v2, whole genome shotgun sequence genome encodes:
- the LOC137655963 gene encoding uncharacterized protein, producing the protein MQVSQLLFLVLSSATLGSCASLREEVTSQVCGETIALDFSAQIPQVTCSSTCPGDMQTWSAGSVYKRLSALSPFRLMVELQYNYYGVSCNLIESVTDEELLNNYRDESGICNSLATTIQTSSATSATEESSAAETSVIVTDYTYATSPSGTSIIDEVNTSATGTTSYGMTTASGTETAYGTGSSVTGSETSPSGTSGSYAESTFATGTTNNGITTASVAYTSGTETASGTGSSATGSGTSASGTSGSYTENTSATDSVINGITTASAQYISGTEISYVTGSSVTGSETSPSGFSGSYAESTSATGTTNNGITTASVAYTSGTETASGTGSSVTGSGTSPSGTSGSYAESTFATGTTNNGITTASVAYTSGTETATGTGSSVTVSGTSASGTSGSYAESTFATGTTNNGITTASVAYTSGTETASGTGSSVTGSGTSPSGTSGSYAESTFATGTTNNGITTASVIYTSGTETASGTGSSATGSGTSASGTSGSYTENTSATDSVINGITTASAQYISGTEISYVTGSSVTGSETSPSGTSGSYAESTFATGTTNNGITTASVAYTSGTETASGTGSSVTGSATSPSGTSGSYAESTFATGTTNNGITTASVAYTSGTETATGTGSSVTGSGTSASGTSGSYAESTFATSTTNNGITTASVAYTSGTETASGTGSSVTGSGTSASGTSGSYAESTFATGTTNNGISTASVAYTSGTETASGTGSSVTGSGTSPSGTSGSYAESTFATGTTNNGITTASVIYTSGTETASGTGSSATGSGTSASGTSGSYTENTSATDSVINGITTASAQYISGTEISYVTGSSVTGSETSPSGFSGSYAESTSATGTTNNGITTASPSGTSGSYAESTFATGTTNNGITTASVAYTSGTETATGTGSSVTGSGTSASGTSGSYAESTFATGTTNNGITTTSVAYTSGTETASGTGSSVTGSGTSPSGTSGSYAESTFATGTTNNGITTASVIYTSGTETASGTGSSATGSGTSASGTSGSYTENSSATDSVINGITTASAQYISGTETSYETGSSVTGSETSPSGTSGSYAESTPATGTTSNGITTASVAYTSGTETVSGIGSSITGSETSPSGTSGSYVESTSATGTTSNGVTTASVTYTSGTETASGTGSSVTGSETSPSGASVSYVENTSVTGTTGNGIATVSGQYISGTETVSGTASETSSPSGASVSYVENSSAISSVSVEVTTASGNSFTETNSAEVTGTTVIGMKTTNEELSTLDSDNEVKTPGTSFVTSKTTTPESPDVTTNVPSTSLELTTTPEIETNAPQETTTPGVKTTIEELSTLDSDNEVKTPGTSFVTSKTTTPESPDVTTNVPSTSLELTTTPEMETNAPQETTNPGCGKNEQVNNGEQIDVVTTTEPTITTTTTMPTTTTTTTVPVTTTTTPTTTTTTTTTTATTSTTTTTPAPVYVCPSGWQRFADSCYQVSSVKGSWDSGNKYCTDKGGSYVTISSLNEQNFVKGLLSDNTWIGYNDKAKEGTFVWSSGETSTYKLFNSGEPNNGFWSSEDCVEMRKEYGYKWNDEGCSSSNYYACETTLVVQA; encoded by the exons ATGCAGGTCTCCCAGCTTCTCTTCTTGGTGCTGTCTTCAGCAACG CTGGGGTCTTGTGCGTCTCTGAGGGAGGAAGTGACATCCCAGGTGTGTGGTGAGACAATCGCCTTAGACTTCTCTGCCCAAATCCCACAAGTGACCTGCTCATCAACATGCCCCGGTGATATGCAG ACTTGGTCAGCGGGATCAGTCTACAAGAGACTATCTGCACTCTCGCCATTCAGACTTATGGTGGAATTGCAGTACAACTACTATGGAGTTTCGTGCAATCTTATTGAATCAGTAACAG ACGAAGAACTCCTCAACAACTATCGAGATGAGAGTGGCATATGCAATTCATTGGCAACAACAATTCAAACTTCAAGTGCAACATCTGCAACTGAGGAATCATCTGCAGCAGAAACATCAGTTATTGTTACTGATTACACATATGCTACATCTCCATCAGGAACTTCAATTATAGATGAGGTAAATACATCTGCAACAGGCACCACTAGCTATGGAATGACAACGgcttcaggaactgaaacagcctaTGGAACAGGATCTTCAGTTACTGGTTCTGAAACAtctccatctggaacttcaggttcttacgctgaaagcacatttgctacgggtaccactaacaatggaataacaacagcttcagtagcatatacttcaggaactgaaacagcctctggaacaggatcttCAGCTACTGGTTCTGGGACAtctgcatctggaacttcaggttcttatACTGAAAATACATCTGCAACAGATAGTGTGAtcaatggaataacaactgcttcaGCACAATATATTTCAGGAACTGAAATATCCTATGTAACAGGATCTTCAGTTACTGGATCTGAAACTTCTCCATCTGGATTTTCCGGTTCTTATGCAGAAAGCACATCTGCTACaggtaccactaacaatggaataacaacagcttcagtagcatatacttcaggaactgaaacagcctctggaacaggatcctcagttactggttctggaacatctccatctggaacttcaggttcctacgctgaaagcacatttgctacgggtaccactaacaatggaataacaacagcttcagtagcatatacttcaggaactgaaacagccacTGGAACAGGATCATCAGTTACTGTTTCTGGAACAtctgcatctggaacttcaggttcctacgctgaaagcacatttgctacgggtaccactaacaatggaataacaacagcttcagtagcatatacctcaggaactgaaacagcctctggaacaggatcctcagttactggttctggaacatctccatctggaacttcaggttcctacgctgaaagcacatttgctacgggtaccactaacaatggaataacaacagcttcagtaatctatacttcaggaactgaaacagcctctggaacaggatcttCAGCTACTGGTTCTGGGACAtctgcatctggaacttcaggttcttatACTGAAAATACATCTGCAACAGATAGTGTGAtcaatggaataacaactgcttcaGCACAATATATTTCAGGAACTGAAATATCCTATGTAACAGGATCTTCAGTTACTGGATCTGAAACAtctccatctggaacttcaggttcttatgcagaaagcacatttgctacgggtaccactaacaatggaataacaacagcttcagtagcatatacctcaggaactgaaacagcctctggaacaggatcctcagttactggttctgcaacatctccatctggaacttcaggttcctacgctgaaagcacatttgctacgggtaccactaacaatggaataacaacagcttcagtagcatatacttcaggaactgaaacagccactggaacaggatcatcagttactggttctggaacatctgcatctggaacttcaggttcctacgctgaaagcacatttgctacgagtaccactaacaatggaataacaacagcttcagtagcatatacttcaggaactgaaacagcctctggaacaggatcatcagttactggttctggaacatctgcatctggaacttcaggttcctacgctgaaagcacatttgctacgggtaccactaacaatggaatatcaacagcttcagtagcatatacctcaggaactgaaacagcctctggaacaggatcctcagttactggttctggaacatctccatctggaacttcaggttcctacgctgaaagcacatttgctacgggtaccactaacaatggaataacaacagcttcagtaatctatacttcaggaactgaaacagcctctggaacaggatcttCAGCTACAGGTTCTGGGACAtctgcatctggaacttcaggttcttatACTGAAAATACATCTGCAACAGATAGTGTGAtcaatggaataacaactgcttcaGCACAATATATTTCAGGAACTGAAATATCCTATGTAACAGGATCTTCAGTTACTGGATCTGAAACATCTCCATCTGGATTTTCCGGTTCTTATGCAGAAAGCACATCTGCTACaggtaccactaacaatggaataacaacagcttca ccatctggaacttcaggttcctacgctgaaagcacatttgctacgggtaccactaacaatggaataacaacagcttcagtagcatatacttcaggaactgaaacagccactggaacaggatcatcagttactggttctggaacatctgcatctggaacttcaggttcctacgctgaaagcacatttgctacgggtaccactaacaatggaataacaacaacttcagtagcatatacctcaggaactgaaacagcctctggaacaggatcctcagttactggttctggaacatctccatctggaacttcaggttcctacgctgaaagcacatttgctacgggtaccactaacaatggaataacaacagcttcagtaatctatacttcaggaactgaaacagcctctggaacaggatcttCAGCTACTGGTTCTGGGACAtctgcatctggaacttcaggttcttatACTGAAAATTCATCTGCAACAGACAGTGTGAtcaatggaataacaactgcttcaGCACAATATATTTCAGGAACTGAAACATCCTATGAAACAGGATCTTCAGTTACTGGATCTGAAACAtctccatctggaacttcaggttcttatGCTGAAAGCACACCTGCTACAGGTACCACTagcaatggaataacaacagcttcagtagcatataccTCTGGAACTGAAACAGTCTCTGGAATAGGATCTTCAATAACTGGTTCTGAAACAtctccatctggaacttcaggttcttatGTTGAAAGCACATCTGCTACAGGTACCACTAGCAATGGCGTAACAACTGCTTCTGTAAcatatacttcaggaactgaaacagcctctggaacaggatcctcAGTTACTGGTTCGGAAACATCTCCATCAGGTGCTTCAGTTTCTTATGTTGAAAATACATCTGTTACAGGTACCACTGGCAATGGAATTGCAACTGTTTCAGGACAATATATTTCAGGAACTGAAACTGTTTCAGGAACAGCTTCCGAAACTTCATCTCCATCAGGGGCATCAGTTTCATATGTTGAAAATAGTTCTGCAATAAGTAGTGTTAGTGTTGAGGTTACAACTGCTTCAGGGAATTCTTTCACTGAGACAAACTCTGCAGAAGTCACAGGTACAACAGTTATAGGAATGAAAACAACTAATGAAGAACTATCTACTTTAGATAGCGACAATGAAGTAAAAACTCCAGGCACTTCCTTTGTTACTTCAAAAACTACCACACCTGAATCACCTGATGTTACCACAAATGTGCCATCTACTTCTCTTGAACTTACAACTACTCCAGAAATAGAAACAAATGCACCTCAAGAAACCACCACTCCTGGAGTGAAAACAACTATTGAAGAACTATCTACTTTAGATAGTGACAATGAAGTAAAAACTCCAGGCACTTCCTTTGTTACTTCAAAAACTACTACACCTGAATCACCTGATGTAACCACAAATGTACCATCTACTTCTCTTGAACTTACAACTACTCCGGAAATGGAAACAAATGCACCTCAAGAAACCACCAATCCTGGATGTGGTAAAAATGAACAAGTTAACAACGGAGAACAGATAGATGTAGTTACTACCACTGAACCTACAATAACTACAACCACAACTATGcccactaccaccactaccacaaCTGTACCTGTAACTACCACCACCACTCCTACTACGACCACAACAACCACAACCACCACAGCTACTACCTCCACAACTACAACTACACCTGCTCCAGTATATGTCTGTCCGAGTGGATGGCAGAGGTTCGCTGACTCATGCTACCAAGTGTCTTCAGTGAAAGGCTCTTGGGACTCGGGAAATAAATACTGCACAGATAAAGGTGGTTCTTACGTTACAATCTCTTCATTAAATGAACAGAACTTTGTTAAAG GTCTGCTAAGTGATAACACATGGATAGGCTACAATGACAAAGCTAAAGAAGGAACCTTCGTTTGGTCGTCTGGTGAAACCTCTACATACAAGTT ATTTAACAGCGGAGAACCAAACAACGGATTCTGGAGCTCAGAAGACTGCGTTGAAATGCGGAAGGAATATGGCTACAAATGGAATGATGAGGGCTGCTCTTCTAGTAACTA TTATGCTTGCGAGACTACCCTGGTTGTACAGGCATAA